The genome window CTCGCCTGGATTCACTCCCAAGCCGGCGTTACCCGTCTCGCAGCAGAACACCTTTTTCGGTCGCACGCGTTGGGGCTCATGATCTTCTGCAACGCATTAGTGCTTCAAACCCCGACATCGTCCATCTGCACTGGATCAACGGCGGTTTTGTTGGTGTCCATCAGCTGCCTCTGATAAACAGGCCGCTGGTCTGGTCGCTTCACGATATGTGGGCTTTCACCGGGGGGTGCCACTACAACAACGAAGGATGCCGGGCCTTTGAGCAATCCTGTGGACGCTGTCCGGTACTTGGGAGCACCACAGAGCGGGATCTCTCACGTCGGATCTGGGATCGCAAGCGACGCTTCTTTGACAAAGTTGAGAACCTAACCGTGGTAGGGCTCAGCCGCTGGCTTGCAGACGAGGCTTCCACAAGCGCGCTGTTTGCCGGGCGCCCGGTTGTGAACTTGCCGAACCCAATTGATTGCTCGGTGTATCGGCCCATTGACCGCACCGTCGCACGCGAGCTGTGGGGCATATCCCCGGACGCCAAAGTCGTCGCCTTTGGTGCAATGAGCGCTACATCCGATTCACGAAAGGGCTATGACTTGCTTGTTGAGGCGCTGCGCCATGTGTCAGTGCCGGGGCTTGAGCTCCTGGTCTTTGGGGCTTCCGCTTCTACCAGTGGCATGGGTGATGACCTCCCGTTCCGCGTTCACTACACCGGCCGCCTGCATGACGATGTCTCCCTTGTTACGCTGTACAACTCGGCCGATGTTATGGTGGTGCCGTCCCGGCAGGAGAATTTGTCGAACGCAATCATGGAGAGTTTGGCATGTGGCACGCCGGTGGTTGGGTTTGATATCGGTGGTAACGGGGATATGGTAGATCACCGTGTGAACGGCTACCTTGCTGAGGCGTATGAGACGCAGGATCTGGCGGCTGGTATTGAGTGGGTGCTGAATGG of Alkalispirochaeta americana contains these proteins:
- a CDS encoding glycosyltransferase family 4 protein, with protein sequence MKVGIVNTSDITGGAARAAYRLHQALRVRDVDSEMLVARAVSDDLSIRGPVSSIGKGLHYLSSRLDSLPSRRYPSRSRTPFSVARVGAHDLLQRISASNPDIVHLHWINGGFVGVHQLPLINRPLVWSLHDMWAFTGGCHYNNEGCRAFEQSCGRCPVLGSTTERDLSRRIWDRKRRFFDKVENLTVVGLSRWLADEASTSALFAGRPVVNLPNPIDCSVYRPIDRTVARELWGISPDAKVVAFGAMSATSDSRKGYDLLVEALRHVSVPGLELLVFGASASTSGMGDDLPFRVHYTGRLHDDVSLVTLYNSADVMVVPSRQENLSNAIMESLACGTPVVGFDIGGNGDMVDHRVNGYLAEAYETQDLAAGIEWVLNGGGNGRALREAAREKVLREFDYPVVAQQYTKLYEQILSGETRAAAVR